In Fusarium oxysporum f. sp. lycopersici 4287 chromosome 4, whole genome shotgun sequence, a genomic segment contains:
- a CDS encoding glutaminase, translated as MPSAVRTNFSPPPSKQLKPIPFRPMKSPIPDYLNRVLENARPIEDGKPASYIETLAKADTSKIAVALAMVDGQIYSAGDDEIEFSMQSISKAFVYALAIEDAGLDKVLEKIGVEPSGDAFNSLSLERGSNRPMNPMINAGAITAHSLIGGPDWTAEQRSDRILKAMSKLAGRQLRVCEEVYEAELRDANRNMGIGYMLKAAGIITGDAQQIVQGYIRQCAINVNVRDLATMAATLCNAGCHPATGEKIIPQDSVRQILSVMTTCGMYDAAGDWVSRIGIPAKSGVAGGIIGALPGQMGIAVFSPKLDSRGNSVRGVAICEQLSSDMGLHMMDVSQIAQATVRVSVATILPGDNEPHHTNCNKEVIIFSLRGVVRFGGSERLTRAITRELGDPNPKDPGAGRSRFVCAVVFSFRDVFSFNAVAQKIIQADITRLLLDGRTVVVIDPVGVLEMKTAERAGSNLKIVDNETAARDFIGGIGCHTVSKNDEW; from the coding sequence ATGCCTTCAGCGGTGAGAACTAAtttttctcctcctccatcaaAGCAGCTCAAGCCCATACCGTTCCGTCCGATGAAGTCCCCCATTCCCGACTATCTCAACCGGGTGCTGGAGAATGCGCGGCCCATAGAAGATGGCAAGCCCGCCAGTTACATCGAGACGCTGGCCAAGGCGGACACGTCAAAGATAGCTGTGGCGCTGGCGATGGTGGATGGCCAGATTTACTCTGCTGGCGATGACGAGATTGAGTTTTCTATGCAATCTATTTCAAAGGCGTTTGTGTACGCGTTGGCGATTGAGGATGCGGGGTTGGATAAGGTGCTGGAGAAGATTGGCGTGGAACCCTCGGGAGACGCGTTCAACAGTTTGTCTTTGGAGCGAGGGAGCAACAGACCCATGAATCCCATGATCAATGCCGGAGCCATCACAGCACACTCTCTCATCGGGGGACCAGACTGGACAGCAGAGCAAAGATCAGACCGCATCCTCAAAGCCATGTCGAAGCTAGCAGGTCGTCAATTGCGTGTTTGCGAAGAAGTTTATGAGGCTGAGCTGAGAGACGCCAATCGAAACATGGGAATTGGTTACATGCTTAAAGCAGCTGGTATCATCACCGGCGATGCACAGCAGATCGTGCAGGGATATATCCGTCAATGCGCTATTAACGTCAATGTTCGAGACTTGGCGACTATGGCTGCTACTCTCTGCAACGCGGGCTGTCACCCTGCGACGGGAGAGAAGATCATTCCCCAAGACAGCGTGCGGCAGATCCTCTCTGTCATGACGACTTGTGGCATGTACGATGCTGCAGGCGACTGGGTATCGCGAATTGGGATCCCCGCCAAGAGTGGAGTTGCTGGTGGGATTATCGGTGCTCTGCCTGGTCAGATGGGTATTGCTGTGTTTTCACCCAAGCTTGATTCACGGGGCAATAGTGTACGCGGTGTCGCCATCTGCGAGCAGTTATCCAGCGACATGGGACTTCACATGATGGACGTCAGCCAGATCGCCCAAGCGACAGTCCGTGTATCCGTCGCGACCATCCTCCCAGGCGACAACGAGCCACACCACACAAACTGCAACAAAGAAGTCATCATATTCAGTCTACGCGGTGTCGTGCGCTTCGGAGGTTCAGAGCGATTGACCCGCGCCATCACACGAGAACTCGGTGATCCAAACCCCAAGGATCCCGGGGCTGGCAGAAGCCGCTTTGTGTGCGCTGTGGTGTTCTCGTTCCGTGATGTGTTTTCGTTCAATGCAGTGGCGCAGAAGATTATTCAGGCGGATATTACTCGATTGCTGCTTGATGGGAGGACTGTTGTTGTTATAGACCCGGTGGGTGTTTTGGAAATGAAGACTGCTGAGCGTGCGGGCAGCAACCTCAAGATTGTGGATAATGAAACTGCTGCGAGGGATTTCATCGGAGGAATTGGTTGCCATACTGTTTCAAAGAATGATGAATGGTGA
- a CDS encoding carboxypeptidase D, which translates to MKTALLSVLTALALVGQGSCTPAASLDKRYLQEDGGIKYKVFEHAATGSKTKIVSNSGICETTPGVNQHSGYFSVGDNMNMFFWFFESRKDAKTAPLALWLNGGPGCSSMIGLFQENGPCTFNNGGSKPTLNPNSWNTFANMLYVDQPIGTGFSYGTDDAVSTLAAAPRVWNLLQAFYAQFPEYENRDFGLFTESYGGHYGPEFAFYFEQQNAAIDAGKIKGEKINLVALGINNGWIDPGNQYRDYIDYAANNTYRKLITPTQYSKYLNTYNQKCVPAFAKCPGLTGNDAACGNADDVCSSAIESPLERLADFDVYDIRASSNDPFPPATYSTYLTSASVMNAIGAQSDYQECGDDSYNKFIASGDRGRSFLPTLSEVIDSKITVLIWAGDADWICNWMGNYRALNSIAPQSFVSAPLKSFTVGGKKYGEFKTSGNLSWLRVYGAGHEVPAYQPEAALAAFIATMSKKPISST; encoded by the exons ATGAAGACAGCTTTGTTGAGTGTCCTCACGGCGCTTGCCCTTGTCGGCCAAGGCAGCTGCACACCTGCAGCCAGCCTCGATAAGAGGTACTTGCAAGAAGACGGCGGCATCAAGTACAAGGTCTTCGAGCATGCTGCTACTGgctccaagaccaagattgTTTCGAACTCTGGAATTTGCGAGACGACACCTGGTGTTAACCAGCACTCTGGCTATTTCTCCGTCG GGGACAATATGAACATGTTCTTCTGGTTCTTTGAGTCACGCAAGGATGCCAAAACAGCTCCACTAGCCCTCTGGCTCAATGGTGGACCCGGCTGCAGTTCCATGATCGGCTTGTTTCAGGAAAATGGGCCCTGTACCTTCAACAACGGAGGGTCCAAGCCTACTCTGAACCCCAACTCATGGAACACCTTTGCCAACATG CTATATGTTGATCAACCCATCGGCACTGGTTTCAGCTACGGCACTGACGACGCTGTATCGACTCTCGCTGCTGCTCCTCGAGTCTGGAATCTCCTCCAAGCTTTCTACGCTCAGTTTCCTGAGTATGAGAACCGTGACTTTGGTCTTTTTACTGAGTCTTATGGTGGACATTATGGTCCCGAGTTTGCGTTTTACTTTGAGCAGCAGAACGCTGCTATTGATGCTGGAAAGATCAAGGGCGAAAAGATCAACCTCGTAGCCCTTGGTATCAACAACGGCTGGATTGATCCTG GCAACCAGTATAGAGATTACATCGACTACGCCGCCAACAACACCTACCGAAAGCTCATCACACCAACTCAGTATAGCAAGTACCTCAACACGTATAACCAAAAGTGTGTCCCTGCGTTTGCCAAGTGCCCAGGTCTCACAGGCAACGATGCCGCTTGTGGTAACGCAGACGACGTCTGCAGCTCGGCTATTGAGAGCCCCTTGGAGAGGCTTGCAGACTTTGATGTCTACGACATCCGGGCTTCGAGCAATGACCCTTTCCCCCCAGCGACTTACTCCACCTACCTTACATCTGCGTCAGTGATGAATGCGATTGGTGCGCAGTCTGACTACCAGGAATGTGGTGATGATTCTTATAACAAGTTTATCGCGAGCGGTGATA GGGGACGATCGTTCTTACCGACACTTTCGGAAGTCATTGATTCAAAGATTACAGTTCTCATCTGGGCTGGCGATGCTG ACTGGATCTGCAACTGGATGGGTAACTACAGGGCCCTCAACTCAATTGCCCCGCAATCATTCGTCTCGGCTCCTCTCAAGTCATTCACTGTTGGTGGAAAGAAATACGGAGAATTCAAGACCTCTGGAAACCTGAGCTGGCTGCGAGTTTATGGCGCTGGTCATGAGGTTCCAGCCTACCAGCCCGAGGCTGCGCTGGCGGCGTTCATTGCAACCATGTCCAAGAAGCCTATCTCATCCACATAA